TACTGCTTGTCCCGCTCGGCTTCACGCACCTTTTGCAGGATAACCTGCTTGGCGGACTGCGCCGCGATGCGGCCCATCTCGACCGGCGGCACCTCTTCGACGAAGGTATCGCCGACCGATGGGTTTTCCATGTACTGCTTGGCCTGCTCGACGGTGAACTCGGCCTGATAGTTTTCCAGCTCGTCATCCTCGACCACGGTGCGCACACGGGTAAAGGTCGCGCGACCGGTCTTGCGGTCGATGCTGACGCGGATATCCATTTCCGCGCCGTAGCGGGATTTCGCAGCACGGGCGAGCGATTCTTCCATCGCTTCGACCACGAGACCCGGATCGATCATCTTCTCGCGGGCCACCGCCTCGGCGGTTTGCAGCAGCTCAAGCTGGTTTGCAGATGTAATGGCCATTAGTCTTCTCCCTCACCGGATTCTTCCGTGATTTCGTCAAATTGGGTTTCGTCGATCACGCCCGCTTCCTTGCGCTGGCGCAGCATTTCCTTGATCAGCTCGTCGGTCAGCACAAGCTTGGCATCCGACAGCCAGTCGAACTTCAGACCCACGGTGCCCTCGGCCACGTTGATCAGAACCTCGTCGTCCTCGACCCCGGCCAACTCGCCCTTGAAGCGGCGGCGGCCGTCGATCATCTCGGTTGTTTCGATCTTGGCCTCATATCCCTCGAACGCCTCGAAGTCTTTCAGGCGGGTCAGAGGACGGTCGATACCGGGGCTGGAGACCTCGAGCGCGTATTCGTCGAGAATCGGGTCCTCCACATCCAGAACCGCACCGATCGCGGTGCTGATCTGCGCGCAATCGTCGACCTCGATACCGCCCTCAGGACGATCGGCCATAACTTGCAGAGTGGTGGATTTGCCGGACATCAGGCGCACGCGCACCAGTTCGAACCCCAGATCCTCGATCACCGGTGTGATGATCTCGGCCAGGCGCTGGTCGATGGCTGCTTTGGCGATCAGATCGTTGGTCATATTCTCACGTTTGGTTCAGGCACAAAAAAACGGGCGCGCGGCCCGTTACAAGGTTTCGGTGGGCGTCTGGTTTGGACCCGGACGCGCCGCTGTTGAAAGCCATATACGCCGCAACCCCGCGAAGTTCAAGAGCCGTTAGGCCACCCACCAGCGCTGGGGCGCGCGCAGGTCGTCGAAGGGCGCCCTGCGGCCGGTGCTACGCGGGATACCCACGCTGCGCGACACCGCTTGCCCGTCGAACACGCAGATGTCGCCAAGTCGGCGCAGGATCGCCGGATCGTCGATATCGGCCCCGTCGACCAGATATTCGGCTACGGCCTGTGCACGCACATCCGAGGACGGAATCGAGACAAGCTCGATCCGGTCGAACCAGCCCGCGCGCCCGTCCTTCCAGTGGCGGCTAACGCGGTCCGCCAGAACCTGCTGACCGGGGGTAAAGCGGGTTACGCGGTAAAGCCCGGTCCCGATCCCAGCCTCTGACGCATGGGCGGGGCGGATCGCGAAGTTCTCCTGCGCGAGCGTGAAGGGCAAGGAGGGATCGGGCGTGGGCAGAACAATCTCGACGCTGTGCTTGCCTGTGGGATGTGCCGCGCCGTCCAGATGCGACAGGCTTGCCACCACATCGCGCGCCGTCATCGGTGTTCCGTCATGGAACACCACGCCGGGGCGCAGATCGAAGGTCCAGACACGCGCATCCTCGCCCGAGCGCCAACCGGTGGACAGTTCCGGCCGCAGGGTACCATCGGCGGCAATTTCGGTCAGGGTTTCGTAAACAAGGCCGAGGCGCGCCACACGCATGAACAGGCCCGAGCCGCGCAACCAGTCGTCGTCGCGCGCCGCCCCCGACAGGGCCAGCCGCAGCTTCCCGCCGCGTTGCGGCAGTGTTCCCGCGCTCAGGCCGGTCGCCGCCAGAAGGGCCGCCGCCGCACCACTGGCGAATAGCGCCCGACGGTCCAGAGGCCCCCGCGTCATGTCAGTGCAATCCTGTCCATCGCGCGCACAAGCTCGGCGCTGATTCCCGGCTCGCTCAGCGCGTGCCCGGCATTGCGCACCATCTTCAGTTCGCAGTTCGGCCAGACCTTCGCGATGGAATAGGCGCTTTCGGGCGGACAGATCATATCGTACCGCCCCTGAACGATCACACCGGGGATATCGGCGATGCGGTCCATCTGGTTCAGGATCTGGCCGTCGTATTCAAGGAAACCGGCGTTGGTAAAATAATGGTTTTCAAGACGTGCAAAGGCCCGCGCATATTCGCCCGGCCCTTCGGCCATGTGGCCCGCCGAATGGATCGAGGCCAGCGCGTTTTCCCATCCCGACCAAGCCCTCGCATAGCGTGTCTGCAAGGACAGATCGTCGGAAAACAGCCGGCGGTGGTAGGCGGCGATGTAGTCCCCACGCTCGTCCTCGGGGACGAGCGCCACGAACTTCGCCCAGACTTCGGGCCAGAACTTGCCCGCGCCGCCGCCGTAGAACCAGTCAAGCTCGGCCTGGGTCATCAGGAAAACACCGCGCAGGACAATGTTGCGAACCGCTTCGGGATGGGTCTGGGAATAGATCAGGGCGAGCGTGGCCCCCCAGCTGCCGCCAAAGGCGATCCACTTGTCGATGTTCAGCATGGCGCGGATCCGTTCGATGTCCGCGACCAGATGCCATGTCGTGTTGTTCTGGACCGACGAATGCGGCGTCGACCGACCGCAACCGCGCTGGTCGAAAAGAACGATACGGTATTTGGCGGGGTCGAAATAACGGCGCATCGACGGGCTGCAGCCGCCGCCGGGTCCGCCGTGCAGAACCACCACGGGGATGCCTTCGGGATTACCGCATTGTTCGAAGTAGATCTCGTGTCCGTCGCCCGTATCCAGCATTCGCCGGTCAAACGGGTCGAGGGGCGGATAGAGATACTGCACCGCGCGCTTTTGATCGGGATATTTGTCCATCGGGACCCTATATAGTACGAAACGCGACATTGAGCATAGGAGCAACGGAATGCAAGCGCATCAAACCACCGTGGACCCGTCCGAAATCGCCAAGTTCGAGGCGATGGCAGCGGAATGGTGGGACCCCGCAGGCAAGTTCAAGCCGTTGCATATGCTCAACCCTTGCAGGCTAGACTATATCACCGGGCAAATCGCCGGTGAATTCGACCGCGACCTTTCCGCGCAAGCCCCTTTCGCGGGTTTGCGGATCCTCGACATCGGGTGCGGGGGCGGTCTGCTGTCCGAACCCATGGCGCGGCTGGGGGCGGATGTGGTGGGGGCGGATGCCGCTGCGGGCAACATCCCCGTGGCCCGGATCCACGCAGAGCAGTCCGGCCTGAACATCGATTACCGCCATACCACCGCCGAAGCCCTTGCCGACGCGGGGGAGCAGTTCGATGTGGTGCTGAACATGGAGGTCGTCGAACACGTCGCATCCCCGATCAGCTATCTGACGGCGTGCCAGCGTCTGCTCAAACCCGGCGGGTTGCACATCTGCTCAACCCTGAACCGGAATCCGAAAAGCTATGTCATGGCGATTATCGGGGCCGAACATGTCATGCGCTGGCTGCCCAAGGGCACCCACGAATGGTCCAAATTCATCACGCCGGACGAACTGTTCGATCTGCTGTCGCAGGCGGGGCTGGATCCGGTAGACCGCAAGGGATTCGTTTTCAATCCGCTCGACTGGAGCTGGACCCTGTCGGCCCGCGACCTGAGCGTCAACTACGTGACCGCAAGCCTGAAACCCGCGGCCTGAGCGTGATCCGGTTACGCCGGCCTATTCCATCTGCGCGCGCAGCGCCCTGAGCGCGGGAAGCGTCGCGCGCACTGTTTCCTCGCCCAACTCCTCCACGACCTGATTGATCATCGGGGTGATCGAACTGAGGGCCGATTCGCGGGCGCGCCGGCCTGCGGGGCTGATCGCCACCATCTTGCGGCGGGCATCGTCCCAATCGGGGCGGATATGAACGTAGCCCGCCCATTCCAGTTTGTTGAGCGTGTTGGTCATCGCGCCGCGCGTGACGTGAAACGTCTCGGCCAGTTGTGCGGGGCTGCGTTCAACCCCGCGCCAGGCAAGATGGTTCAGAACCGAAAAATGCGAAATCTCCATACCCTTGGGCAGCACCTTGCTCAGTCGGTTGCGCATCATCTGGTCGGTTCCCAGTATCTCGCTGAACAACAGGATCGCGAGGGTATTCCGGTCTTCGGCCATCAGGGTCCTTCGAAGTTTCTGCGGTGTGTCAGGCTTGGAACGCGGGAACGCGCTGCATCGACGGCGGCGATGTCGATATCGCACAGGTATACGCCCGGCGCGGTTCCGGCGTCCAGCACGACCTCCCCCCACGGGTCCACGACCAGCGAATGCCCGTAGGTTTCGCGGGTTTTATTCGCATCGCTTGCATGGGTGCCGGTCTGCGCCGCGGCAATCACGAAACAGCCGTTTTCGATGGCGCGAGCACGCAGCAGCGCGTGCCAATGCGCCGCCCCCGTAACCACAGAGAATGCCGAAGGCATTGTCAGGATCTGCGCACCAGCGCGGGCCAAAGCCTCGTAAAGCGCGGGGAAACGCATGTCGTAGCAGATGGTCATGCCGATCTGCCCCCACGGTGTCTGCGCCAGAACCGCGCGGTCTCCGGGCCGGTAGCCCGCGGATTCGCGATAGGTCTCGGTTTCGGACACGCGGACATCGAACATGTGGATCTTGTCGTAACGGTCGACGATCGCGCCATCCGGTCCGATCAGGAATGACCTGTTCGCAAACCGCCCGTCCGCATCATCGGTTCTGAGCGCCAGAGAACCGATGCAGACCCAGACCCGTCGCTCTGCCGCAAAGGACTGCAAGGCGGCAAGCGTCGGGTCATCCTGCTGGAGATGAAGGACGGCTTTCTGGTGATCCCGGTTGGTCGACACGCAATTCGTGACCTCCGGCGTAAAAATCATGTCAGCACCCTGCCCCGCCGCGTCCGCAGCCATTGCCAGTGTGACCGGCAGATTCGCTACCGGATCATCACTGACATTCAGTTGCAGCAGGGCCGCGCGCATCACGCCGCAAGCAGGGAATCGAGCTTGCCCGCACGCTCCAGCGCGTAAAGATCGTCACAGCCGCCGACATGGGTGTCACCGATGAAGATTTGCGGCACGGTGCGCCCGCCGTTCGCGCGTTCGATCATCTCTGGCTTGCGGTCGGGATTGGCCAGCACATCGACTTCGGAAAAATTCACGCCCTTCTCGTTCAGCAGCCTCTTTGCGGCATGGCAGAATCCGCACAGCGGAGACGTGTAGATTTCGACGGGTTTCATGGTGGCACTCCTTTGTGGCGGCGTTAGCCCACCTACTTAGGCATCTTTCACCACCCGCGCTAGGGTCACAACGCGCACATCGCGGGCACCGGCGGCGATGCAGGCGTGGGTTGCGGCACCCAGCGTGGCGCCCGACGTCAGCACATCGTCCACCAACAGAATTGAACGGTCCTGAAACAGATCGGCCCTTTTGGGATGCGCAACAATCGCACCCGCGAGAATGGCAAACCGTTCTTCACGGGTCTTACCGTCCAGCGAGGGTGTCGCGCGCGGACGGACAAGCGCATCGGGACACCACGGCAAGTCCAGTTCACGGACCAGGGCGCGGGCCAGCAGGGCGGATTGGTTATAGCGCCGCTTGACCAGGCGCCGCCAGTGCAGAGGGACCGGCACCACCAGCGCACCGGTCCCGCGCAATGCGGCACAGCGCTGCGCCATCCACACGCTTGCAGGCCGTGCGATTTCCTGACGGTCCCCGTGCTTGAGCGCGAGCACCAGCTTGCGTCCCGTGCTGCGATAGGCGAGGGCGGCGCGCCCCTGCGTCCAGACCGGCGGTGACTGCATGCACGCATCGCACAGCAACACCTCGCCCGGCGCACCGGCGGGCAGCGGCACGGCACAACCGTCGCACCCGGCCTCACCCAGAAATTCGGTTTCGCGCCAGCAGCCGGAACACAGGCCGAAATCGCTTTGCACCAGACCGCCACAGGTGATGCAGCGGGGTGGATAAATCAGCGATACAGCCGTTTGTAACTGTGCGCGCAGCACCCTATGTACCCCTCCATGACAGCCCAGATGACAGATACCGCGGCCCTTGCACTGCACCGTGCGCGCGCCACGCCCGATGCGCTTTTCCTGCACGATGCGGCAGCCGATGAGGTTCAGGATCGGCTGGAAATGGTTAACAAGTCCTTTAGCGATGTAGCCATCGTGACCGGCTTTCCCGATTATTGGGCGCAGCGGTTTCCCGACGCAAAGGTTGTGGCCGATACCGATACGCTCGACCTCGTGCCCGGTGAGCATGATCTCATCCTGCATATGATGGCGCTGCACTGGGCGAACGATCCCGTCGGTCAGCTGATCCAGTGCCGCCGCGCACTCAGGCCCGACGGGCTGGTGATCGCGGCCAGTCTGGGCGGAGACACCCTTCAGGAGCTGCGCCGCGCGCTTGGCGATGCCGAGATTGCCGAAACCGGCGGGTTGTCCCCGCGAATCGCCCCGATGCCCGAGCTGCGTGACCTTGGGGGTCTGCTTCAGCGCGCCGGACTGGCGCTGCCGGTCGCCGATACCGCGATCCTGACTGCAGAGTACCGCGATATCTGGCACCTCATGCGCGACCTGCGCGCCATGGGAGAAACCAACGCACTCGCCGCGCGGCACCGCAAGCCAACGAGTGGCCGCGTCTTTGAACGCGCTCAGGACCTTTATGCGCAGCACTTTGTCGCAGCCTCCGGACGGCTGCGCGCCAGCTTCGAGATACAGGTGCTAACCGGTTGGGCGCCTGACGATTCCCAGCCAAAACCGCTGCGCCCCGGTTCGGCACAGCAGCGGCTTGCCGATGCCCTGTCGACCGATGAAAACCCGTTGCGCGATTGACCCTTGGTCGAATCTGTCTATTTGGAACCCAAACAAGGCGGGACACCAGTGATGCGAGATATGCAAGCTACAGAGACTGAAGCGCGGCCGATCCATGCGGGCCCGGACCACCCCAAGCTGCCCCGGCCCAAGGTTGGGGTTCTTGTTGGCAATCTCGGCACACCGGACAACTACGACTACTGGTCGATGCGCCGGTATCTGGGCGAGTTCCTGTCCGACCGCCGGGTGATCGATTATTCACCCTGGCTCTGGCAGCCGCTGTTGCAGCTTATCATCCTGACGAAACGTCCCTTCACGTCGGGTGCGGCCTATAAGTCGATCTGGAATGAGGACGAAGGCGAAAGCCCCCTCATGACGATCACAAAAGCCCAGACCAAGAAGATCGCGGCCGAGATGCAAAAGACCTACGGCGACAGCGTCATGGTCGATTACTGCATGCGCTACGGCAACCCGTCGACCCAGAGCAAGGTCGAGAAACTGGTCAAGGCGGGATGCCAGAAGATCCTCTTCTTCCCGCTATATCCGCATTACGCCGGTGCGACCTCGGCCACGGCCTGTGACAAATTCTTCGAGTCGCTGGCAAAGGAGAAATGGCAGCCCGTGGCGCGCACGGTACAGCCGTATTTCGATCGTCCGGATTACATCGAGGCGCTGGCTCAATCCATCGAACGCAAATACGCGGAACTGGAGAAGCGCCCGGATATCCTCGTTTGCTCGTACCACGGCGTGCCAAAGCGCTACCTGATGGAAGGCGATCCCTACCATTGCCAGTGCCAGAAAACGACTCGCCTGCTGAAAGAGCGGCTGGGCTGGGACGACACCGAGATCACCACCACCTTCCAGTCGAAGTTCGGCCCGGAAGAGTGGCTGAAACCCTATACGGTCGAAGAGGTCGCGCGCCTTGCCGAAGCCGGCAAGAAGAACATCGCGGTCTGCGCGCCAGCGTTTTCCGCCGACTGCATCGAAACGCTAGAAGAGATCAACGAAGAGATCTTTGAAAGCTTCGAGGAAGCGGGCGGCGAGCATTTCACCTATATCCCCTGCCTCAACGATGATGATGCGCATATCGAAGCGCTGTCGAACATCATCAAGGAAAACCTGATGGGCTGGATCTGACGCCTGCCGATCGCGGGCAGGGCGACGCCCGGAAGGCTAGGGCAAGGCCCGTATCACGCCGCGGGATGCTGAAACGAAAAAAGGCGGTGCAATGCACCGCCTTTTCTATTTTGTATCGCTACTGCGATTAGTCGGAAGCAACAGCAGCTGCAACGACGACCAGCAGGATCAGCGGGATCAGGATGCCGGAAGAAGAACCTGTAGCTTCTTCGACGATCACAGGTGCTTCGATGACTGGGTCAGCAAGCGAGCCAGCGGAAGCGGCAGAAGCGGCAGCTGTCAGAGCAGCAGCAAGAACGAGTTTTTTCATAGTATAACCTCCAGAAGATGGCGCGCCGTGTTTCTCAGCAAAACGCGCCTAAGACTTACCTCGTGGCTTTTTCTAAACTACATAAGCCGCATGAAGGGAACACACATTACGTTGTCTCTTCCGGATCACACCGCGATGTCGTCAAATAAGCAACACTTGTGTGCCAACTTTTGCCATCGAGAAAAGTTCCGAAATATGTTCATTATAAAGACCGATACAGCCGTTTGACGACCGGCGACCGATCTTGCGCGTGTCGTGCGTGCCGTGGATCCGGTAGTAGGTCCAGCTCAGGTACAGCGCGTGGGTCCCAAGCGGGTTATCAGGACCGGGTCCGATGTATTCGGGCCACTCTGGGTTACGCTCCAGCATCGATGGCGTGGGGCGCCAGCTGGGCC
Above is a genomic segment from Sulfitobacter sp. HNIBRBA3233 containing:
- the rimP gene encoding ribosome maturation factor RimP — protein: MTNDLIAKAAIDQRLAEIITPVIEDLGFELVRVRLMSGKSTTLQVMADRPEGGIEVDDCAQISTAIGAVLDVEDPILDEYALEVSSPGIDRPLTRLKDFEAFEGYEAKIETTEMIDGRRRFKGELAGVEDDEVLINVAEGTVGLKFDWLSDAKLVLTDELIKEMLRQRKEAGVIDETQFDEITEESGEGED
- a CDS encoding ABC transporter substrate-binding protein, with translation MTRGPLDRRALFASGAAAALLAATGLSAGTLPQRGGKLRLALSGAARDDDWLRGSGLFMRVARLGLVYETLTEIAADGTLRPELSTGWRSGEDARVWTFDLRPGVVFHDGTPMTARDVVASLSHLDGAAHPTGKHSVEIVLPTPDPSLPFTLAQENFAIRPAHASEAGIGTGLYRVTRFTPGQQVLADRVSRHWKDGRAGWFDRIELVSIPSSDVRAQAVAEYLVDGADIDDPAILRRLGDICVFDGQAVSRSVGIPRSTGRRAPFDDLRAPQRWWVA
- the pip gene encoding prolyl aminopeptidase, producing MDKYPDQKRAVQYLYPPLDPFDRRMLDTGDGHEIYFEQCGNPEGIPVVVLHGGPGGGCSPSMRRYFDPAKYRIVLFDQRGCGRSTPHSSVQNNTTWHLVADIERIRAMLNIDKWIAFGGSWGATLALIYSQTHPEAVRNIVLRGVFLMTQAELDWFYGGGAGKFWPEVWAKFVALVPEDERGDYIAAYHRRLFSDDLSLQTRYARAWSGWENALASIHSAGHMAEGPGEYARAFARLENHYFTNAGFLEYDGQILNQMDRIADIPGVIVQGRYDMICPPESAYSIAKVWPNCELKMVRNAGHALSEPGISAELVRAMDRIALT
- the ubiG gene encoding bifunctional 2-polyprenyl-6-hydroxyphenol methylase/3-demethylubiquinol 3-O-methyltransferase UbiG, with the translated sequence MQAHQTTVDPSEIAKFEAMAAEWWDPAGKFKPLHMLNPCRLDYITGQIAGEFDRDLSAQAPFAGLRILDIGCGGGLLSEPMARLGADVVGADAAAGNIPVARIHAEQSGLNIDYRHTTAEALADAGEQFDVVLNMEVVEHVASPISYLTACQRLLKPGGLHICSTLNRNPKSYVMAIIGAEHVMRWLPKGTHEWSKFITPDELFDLLSQAGLDPVDRKGFVFNPLDWSWTLSARDLSVNYVTASLKPAA
- a CDS encoding MarR family winged helix-turn-helix transcriptional regulator, giving the protein MAEDRNTLAILLFSEILGTDQMMRNRLSKVLPKGMEISHFSVLNHLAWRGVERSPAQLAETFHVTRGAMTNTLNKLEWAGYVHIRPDWDDARRKMVAISPAGRRARESALSSITPMINQVVEELGEETVRATLPALRALRAQME
- a CDS encoding carbon-nitrogen hydrolase family protein, giving the protein MRAALLQLNVSDDPVANLPVTLAMAADAAGQGADMIFTPEVTNCVSTNRDHQKAVLHLQQDDPTLAALQSFAAERRVWVCIGSLALRTDDADGRFANRSFLIGPDGAIVDRYDKIHMFDVRVSETETYRESAGYRPGDRAVLAQTPWGQIGMTICYDMRFPALYEALARAGAQILTMPSAFSVVTGAAHWHALLRARAIENGCFVIAAAQTGTHASDANKTRETYGHSLVVDPWGEVVLDAGTAPGVYLCDIDIAAVDAARSRVPSLTHRRNFEGP
- the grxC gene encoding glutaredoxin 3 — protein: MKPVEIYTSPLCGFCHAAKRLLNEKGVNFSEVDVLANPDRKPEMIERANGGRTVPQIFIGDTHVGGCDDLYALERAGKLDSLLAA
- a CDS encoding ComF family protein yields the protein MLRAQLQTAVSLIYPPRCITCGGLVQSDFGLCSGCWRETEFLGEAGCDGCAVPLPAGAPGEVLLCDACMQSPPVWTQGRAALAYRSTGRKLVLALKHGDRQEIARPASVWMAQRCAALRGTGALVVPVPLHWRRLVKRRYNQSALLARALVRELDLPWCPDALVRPRATPSLDGKTREERFAILAGAIVAHPKRADLFQDRSILLVDDVLTSGATLGAATHACIAAGARDVRVVTLARVVKDA
- a CDS encoding methyltransferase domain-containing protein, with amino-acid sequence MTAQMTDTAALALHRARATPDALFLHDAAADEVQDRLEMVNKSFSDVAIVTGFPDYWAQRFPDAKVVADTDTLDLVPGEHDLILHMMALHWANDPVGQLIQCRRALRPDGLVIAASLGGDTLQELRRALGDAEIAETGGLSPRIAPMPELRDLGGLLQRAGLALPVADTAILTAEYRDIWHLMRDLRAMGETNALAARHRKPTSGRVFERAQDLYAQHFVAASGRLRASFEIQVLTGWAPDDSQPKPLRPGSAQQRLADALSTDENPLRD
- the hemH gene encoding ferrochelatase, with the translated sequence MQATETEARPIHAGPDHPKLPRPKVGVLVGNLGTPDNYDYWSMRRYLGEFLSDRRVIDYSPWLWQPLLQLIILTKRPFTSGAAYKSIWNEDEGESPLMTITKAQTKKIAAEMQKTYGDSVMVDYCMRYGNPSTQSKVEKLVKAGCQKILFFPLYPHYAGATSATACDKFFESLAKEKWQPVARTVQPYFDRPDYIEALAQSIERKYAELEKRPDILVCSYHGVPKRYLMEGDPYHCQCQKTTRLLKERLGWDDTEITTTFQSKFGPEEWLKPYTVEEVARLAEAGKKNIAVCAPAFSADCIETLEEINEEIFESFEEAGGEHFTYIPCLNDDDAHIEALSNIIKENLMGWI